CCAATCGTCGAAAGCGCGGGTGGCGGGCAGACCGCAGGCCGGCGACATCGCCTCGCGAGGCCTGCGCATCGGGCGGCGGCGTGACGGGGACGGGGTGAGGTGGCGAGGTCATCGCCAGGCACGCGGATCAATGGGCGGCTCCCGGGCGGATCGAGGCCGGCCAGTGCATCACGCCGTGCGTGGCGCGGTGATAAGCATCGACCATGAGCAGATGCCGCAGGCGCATCAGCGCCCCAGGGAACTCGCTGCCTTGAACGCCGATGTCCGCGAAGACCCCAAGACCGTCATTCCGGCGAACGCGGGAATGACGGCTGCGCGGATGGCTTGCTTCTGACGCCGGATCCCAGATCCGCGCGGACGAGCCATCGCCTACTTCCCGCCCCACCCCGGCATCTGCGCGGTGTCCAGGCCGCCGGTCTCGAACTCCGCCGTGCGCGTGCCGCCGGCCTTGACCGGAAACTCGATCTTCAGCGTGCGCGCCTGCGCGGCCAGCTTCCACAGGCCCTTGTAGTCCTCGATGAACATGGCGATCGCCTCGTCGGTATCCGGGCGCCAGGCGTCCATCGTCCGGGGCTTGCCGTCATCCACGCTGACCTTGACCTTGCAGCCCTTCAGGCACGGGAAGTCGCCCGCCTTGAGCACCAGATAGGCACTGCGCTTCCACTCGGGGTGGTCGCGGAACACCAGCTGCACGTCCTGCTTGCGGCCGCTGCCGTCGGTGTCCAGCGGGTCGCGGCTCATGATCGAGGCCGAGACCTGCGCGCCCTTGCCGATCATCACCTGGTTGTAGTTCCAGAGGTTGGCCAGGCGGCGCTGCTCGCGCGCGACGTCGGCCTTGGCCTTGGCCTCGTCGTAGTGCGCCTGGATCCTCTGCGCGGCCGGCGTGTCGGGATACTGCTGCAGCAGGGCGCTTCCATGGGCGCGGGCCAGGTCCCAGTTCTGCGCGGTATAGGCCTCGTCGAACTGGGCGGCCAGCGCGTCGGCGGCCTTGGTCTGCGCGGCGGCCTGCTGGGCGGCCTGTTCGCGGCGCTGCGCTTCCTGATCGGTGCAGCCCGCCAGGGCGATGGCGCACAGGGCGACGGACAGGACGGCTTTCATCACGGGCAACTCCTCGAAGGCGGGGCGGGATCGGGCCCGGCCGGCGCGCGTGGAGGGTTGCTGGAACGGGTGGGAGGATCCGTCGCGAGCGAAGCCGGCCGGCGCGTGGCGGAGCGCACGGCGCACAGCCTACAGGGCGTCGGCACGCATGCCGAGCCTCTCGGGCCCGCCGGCGGGCGGCAGGCCCGACCGCTCAGACCACGGCGAGGCTGCGGCCCTGGGCGCGCGTGCCGGCCAGGCCGGCGGCGTTGTAGGTGCCGGTGGATTCGACGCGGCCGAGGTGGCGCAGGGCCCAGTCGACCTCGCGCCGGCGGCGCGCCAGCAGCACGCCGTTGGCCTGGTTGAGCCGGCGCAGCTCGTCCAGCCGCGCGGCCGCGGCGGCCGGCGGCGGATGGGCCTCGGCCTGGCGC
The window above is part of the Pseudoxanthomonas sp. X-1 genome. Proteins encoded here:
- a CDS encoding flagellar protein FlgN, with the protein product MSTATLEHGPLGALEQALQEERRALLDNDVMALLASTEAKVRALRQAEAHPPPAAAAARLDELRRLNQANGVLLARRRREVDWALRHLGRVESTGTYNAAGLAGTRAQGRSLAVV